The Leucoraja erinacea ecotype New England unplaced genomic scaffold, Leri_hhj_1 Leri_98S, whole genome shotgun sequence genomic sequence gcgcaaagtctccagaggtttccgttcaggtgtcctaagtgggacaggggcattagaataaaggggaggccatttaagactgaggtgagaaaaaacgttttcacccagagagttgtgaatttgtggaattccctgccacagggcagtggaggccaaatcactggatggatttaagagagagttagatagagctctaggggctagtggaatcaagggatatggggagaaggcaggcacgattagggatgatcagccatgattgcaatgaatgatggtgctggctcgaagggccaaatggcctcctcctgcacctattttctatgtttctagaaaggcttggatagaatgggtgtggagaggatgtttccattggtggcagagtccaggactagaggtcatagcctcagaattaaaggatgttattttaggaaggagatgaggagaaatgtctagtcagagggtggtgaatctgtggaactccttgccacagaaggctgtgggggcaaagtcagtgaatatatttaaggaagagattgatagatttttgatttgtacgggtgtctgaggttatggggagaaggctgaagaatggggttaggagagagataggtcagccatgattgaatgggccgaatggcctcattctactcctatcacttatgttcaTCGTGTACTTCGAAACTTAAGTATGCATCAATATCCCTAAACCTTGCTTTATTTAAACTATTCCGATCAGGAATTTTATAAATTCTCAACTATTTTTTGAAGCGGGCCTTTTACAAAGCGCTAATGTTAGTTTGAAAACTCGTATATATTATGTGCACTATATTATATTTGAAAGACAATAATCAGGTTtgccagattttttttaattgtaaataaCATGTTTATAGTGCTGAGGAACACGACTTTGAAACAAACTCAATACTAAAATAAATCCAAATGTGAAAATATGACATGCAATAGCCCAGGTGTTTAACTCCGCTTTACAAAGAAAAGGCATAACTTTGATCCCGACTTAAACTGTAAGTAGTCACCTAAATACTTTCATGAATAATCATCAGCCAATCTGGCTCAGAAATTAATACAATACTTGATTCTTCGAGTCACAGACTGGTTTCATTGCCAATCCTGTGTTGAGTTTGAAGGCAAGCAAAATGAAACAATTGATCATTGCATCTTTGGGTTTAGACAAATAAACAAAGCAACCAGATTTCATGCATCCGATTGACACAAGTAACCACATCATTAGAACCCGTTTCACTTTCCTCATCTAATCCCGCTTAGGCAAGTCGCCTCTGTTCCGCAATCCCACTGTATTCATTTCTGGTTACACTCTTGATAACGTCCAGAGAAAAAAATTGTTAACTTTATGTAGCCTGAAAAAATAACGAGGGGACATTGCCAAAGGAGggcagggggaaaaaaagtgtaAATATTCTTCCTCTtcctaaaatgtagaaacaaggaactgcagaataacCTGTTACCGTTTTCAGCTCAGATATTATGAGCCAAAGGGCCACTTCCTGTACTATTCTAGGCTTCATTAACATCTTGCTCTGGCTGGCAAGAATCTTGAGCAGAAGTTAtttctataaatgtaaatagaCTAGATGCCAACataaacattgggggggggggggggggggggggggggggggggggggggggggggggtggggggggggggggggggggggggggggggggggggggggggggggggggggggggggggggggggggggggggggggggatctgtgctCGAGGCAAGAAATTGCAACTCTGAAGAAGTCAAATTAAAATCGTTATTATCACCATTTGCTTATTGTCAAATTGACAAATTTACTGCATGGACAAATATTTTCACATGTCTAATAGAAAAAAATGTATAAAACAAAGACCACTGTCCTTTTAAACAACTTTCCTGGACATTATCCTAGATTATACAAGGGGAAAACTAAATCATGTGGTCAGTGACAGAAGGCTAACtttgcatttaatttttttttatgccTTAGCTTCATTGTAAATGACATAAAAATGCAAAAACATACAACAAAAACCTTAAATGAAGGCATTCTTTTAGAAGAAACGAGATCTTGTAAACATTTTGACAAGAGACGAGAATAGCTGCCCAATCTGGCTGGAGCCAGTAAACCTGCCCAATCTGACCTGATTTCTAAACTCGATGAATTATTAGCAAGTTGTTTGTTATTGTGGTTTTTTAAGCTGCTCTGGGACCGGCAATTTGCAAAAAAACACACAACCTTTGGAGATTAAGATGGAGGGGAACGTTGGAATGATGGGAATGacaatagacataaaaagctgcggaaactcagcgggtctggagagaagaaataaatGCAAAGAAGGGCACCTAatcagtttctccagagatgctgtccaaaaATACCAAAATACCTTTTTAACCATATTAACTTTCAGAACAGCAAATGTCACCTAATGCTAGAATAAAGAAAATGTGTTCTCTGCATTTCCCAAACTCATAACTCCGTAATTCAAGTATTTAGCACCCTGGTAAATGTATGTTATTACATCGGGCAAACGTTCTGTATACAATTTTCCTCATTGGCCCCAATATGTAAAGCACATGCAAATTAAATTGTATTGGAATCATCGCTATTCCAATAAACATAGGCAGGGTCTGTTCTGAAAAGGATGGGTTCATTTTTCAGGTGGAAACCTTTGAAACGATACTCAGATGCACCTTTTCCCACACACATGAGGAAGTCCACATCCAGCATCCAGCCTGGTCACGGCATGTCAGTTCTCTCTGGGCAGACACATTTCATTTGAAAGAACTCTGCAAATCCTTGATGAACTGCTTTGATTTTTCCGTTGCCAGCGTGTCGCTTTTGCAAGCCATGTTGTGGACGATGAGCTTGATGGAGCGCCCAAGTTCCACGCAGAACCTCTCGGGGTCCTTGTTCTTCTTGTGGATCTCCCCCCCGCAGTGCAGGCCAACGACGAGGCCGTCGGCGTTGAAGATGGGAGAGCCCGAGGCGGCGTGGTGGAAGTCAGCCTTGTAGAGGATTGTATTGGGGAACCTGGCTCTGTTGAAGGCGTGGCTGGCCACCATGACAATGTCAGGCAGGTAATTCTCGGCGTCTCCCCCGGCGATGGCGGTCCGCAGGTTTTCCAGCAGGTTGGCGGAGTCTCCAGCTGCCCGCTGCTGGTCGCAAGTCATGAGCGAGCAAGGACACACTTTCTTCACCTGCCCATCGGGGTGTCCGGCGATGTAGAGGTTGCCAGCGTCCGGCGGCAGAAGGGTGCAGTGTTCTGCCAGACCCTGCACACCGGGCGGGCTCTCCTCCAACTCCAGCACGGCATAGTCCAGGGCCTGGTCGAAGATCTCCAGCCAGGCGGCCAGCTTGAGCGGCCGGCCCTTCTGCCCGTCCTCCTCGTAGCCGAAGAAGACCAGGCCGGCGTCGCGGACGGCTGCGGGCCAGCTGTCGGGCGGGGTGGTGTTCCCCACCATCATCTCCACGGCATGGTAGGAGGTGAGGAGGTATCTGTCCCTGAGGAAGAAGCAGCTGCCGCCCCCCTGTGCACTGGGTGTTTGCCAGCTGAGACAGCCCACGCTCGCCAGACGTTCGATTATACGGCGGATGGCTCTGGCTGGGATGGGCGACTGGGCCTCTTGGTGGAGCCGGTTCAAGTACTGCCTCTCTGACATGTTGCCCAGCTCGGCGTTCCTCGACACGGCCAGCTTGAACCTGAGCAGCGCGGCTTTGCGGGCCTCCACATGCCACCGGGGCAAGGGGTAGCGGCCGCTGTCCGACGGCGGCAACGCCTCGGCAACCTTGCTGGCTCTCGGCTTCCAGTTCTTGCCGCCGCTCCCGTCGTCTCCCGCCACCTTCTTCTTGTAGCTGCTCATCTCCACCTGGAAGCTGCGGCCGTTCAGCCCGTCCACGGCGTGGTTGAACTGGATCTTGCGCGGCGGCTCcaccttctccagcagcttgtgGGTGTCGTCGTGGACGCGGGGGTCGAAGCGGCCGTCGGCGGTCAGCGCCTGGCGGACAGTCTGGCCCTCGAAGCCCAGGACGCACAGCTTGGTCTGGCCCTGGGCGATGCGGTCAGACAGCACGATGCGCTGGGCGGTGTTCACCATCGTGCGGCCGCTGGGCTCCACGTAGAACAGGACGTGGCGGCAGTCGTGGCTGGTCGCCGGGGGTCGCCGCAACTCGCCGCCCGCCCCCTCCCGCCCCGGGCCCGGGCAGCGCAGGAAGAGCAGGCGAAAGTGCGTGTGCGGCGGCAGGTAGCGGCACAGGATGTCCACGttcaccaggcccttcagcccaccctccCCGTACACCAGGATGGTGCTGTCCACCCTCACCTTCTCCTCGAAGTCGCAGGAGGAATTGAGGGCGGTGATCAGGGCGTCGTCAGGGTCGCCGGTGAAGGCGTGCTGGATGTTGTCCGGGTCCCCGCACACGCTGAAGGTGAACTCCTTCCTCGCCAAGTTCTCCGCCCCGCAGTCCATCTGGTCCGCCGAGTTCTTCAGGATCTTCCCGTTCTTCGGCACGAACTCCTCCGAGTAACGGCTGGTCTGCAGCTTTCGCTTGTCTCCCGGGAGACCGTCGCTCATCATTTTGCTCCCCTGCTGCCCTTCTTCAGCTGAGAggacagaaaaaaaaattgtcaatcaatcaatcaacctttataatCACCTTGCAAagcagcagttgtacagtgcaaaatgaaaagacgtttcccagggaataccagagcatcgcacataaaacggaaacatttcacacataaataaaaacaatccagtccctgataaaaacaGTAGGAATAGTAAAAATGTGCAGGTAACAACAAGTAAAAACAGTTATAAATTGTCCAGGGCagttgatttaagtggccagtgccagagtttgtttttaaagtgtcagtgcaaaagcagcagaatcaggtggagtgactgtttagcagcctcacagcctgtgggaagaagctgtttagcagtctggttgtccgggctttgatgctgcggtgtctcttgcctgatggcaggggatccaggtgtgtgtggagggggtgcagtgtgTCGGCatttaataggtgcaggagtaagccattcggctccttcaagccaacaccgccattcaatgtgaacacggctgatcatccccaatcagtaccccactcccctgacatctctctgaagaagggtctcgaccctgaaaggtgagaaaacacttattcacccagagagttgtgaatttgtggaattccctgccacagagggcagtggaggccaaatcactggatggatttaagagagggttagatagatctctaggggccagtggaattaagggatatggggagaaggtaggcatgggttattgatttgggatgatcagccatgatcacaatgaatggcggtgctggctcaaagggccgaatggcttcctcctgcacctattttctatgtttctatgaaacttcgcccattcagtagataatagataataggtgcaggagtaggccatttggcccttcgaggcagcaccaccattcaatgtgatcatggctgatcattcccaatcagtaccccattctccccatatcccctgactgcgctatctttaagagccctatctagatctctcttgaaagcctgaAAAATACTGCCGTTTGCTTTTCACCCCGCAGCCCCAGCCCATCCTGCCCCACCTTAGCTCCGAGGCAGCCAGCTTTCACTTTGGATGCAAGCGAAGgtacagacgcaaaaagctgcagtaactcagcggggacaggcagcatctctggagagaaggaatacggggtaggccattttgaacggagacgaggaaacactttttcacacagagagttgtgagtggggaattctctgcctcagagggtggctctctgtatactttcaagagtgagctaggtagggctcttaaagatagcggagtcaggggatatggggagaaggcaggaacggggtactgattggggatgatcagccatgaatggcggtgctggcagcctactcctgaacctattgtctattgaaacccacCAAGTTCCAGGGACAGCGCGCAGAAGGTCAGTATTCAACCTGGccctcgggcgctgtaaggcaacatctctacctgCTTCTTGGGAGCAGGGGAGTTACATCCTCACTCTGGGAGTGCACTCTCACGTCCCACTGGCTATTCACCATAAGAAATTCTCCACTCTCCACCTTATGATCTCCCATAGTTTTGAGATCCTcaccggttctgacctccccacaatcaaaaggatttatcagagtcgctgcctgaaaaaaagcagccagcatcatcagagacccacaccatcctggccacacactcatttcaccactgccatcgggaggaaggtacaggagcctgaaaactgtaacgtcccggttcaggaacaacttcttccccacagccatcaggctagtaaacactacaacctcatataagctctgaactacaatagactattattattattacaccatTATTGGTGTTTTTTGAGTTTGGGTCtatgtgtatataaatatatatgtgtgtgtgtgtgtgcttgtatgtgtatatatacacacactgaatttatttttctctctgccatttatcatatcatactatgtttacatattctgttgtgctgcagcaagtaagaatttcaatgttctatctgggacacatgacaatgaaacactcttgtctcttgacacGCTCacaacttcaactccccctcccattccaaatccaacctttctgttctgggcctcctccatggccagagtgagttccaccgcaaattggaggagcagcacctcatatttcgcttggacagtttacaacccagcagtatgaacattgacttctccaatttcaggtagtccttactttctccctccttcccctccccagctctcccacagcccactgtctccgcctcttccttgcttcttacccccctcccctccacatcaatctgaagaagggtctcgacccgaaacgtcgcctattccttcgctccatagatgctgcctcacccgccgagtttctccagcagttttgtctacattGACTCTGGACTAAGTGGTTTGTTCTGATGGAGTCAGAAGCCACATCTCCCTAATATTCCCTCTCAACACCCGCCATCCGTGGATTATTTGGAAGAATGGTTAGCCGTTTGCAAACCTTGACACTCAGTGTTGCATTTTACCAACTACCCCTCAACCGATTCCAAATCCTATGTTGCTCTGTCATATTTCCCCTGATCAAAATACCACATTCTCTCTGATTCCCAATAGCGCCGCTCCAATCAAAGAAGATGAAGCAAGACCACACACAAACCCTACTTCCTAAACACACAGACCAGTGACAGAGGCTTCAGCCAATGTACTAACAGTTTGTGCAGAAACTACCACTAGTGAGGAGTTTTACTTCAATTATTTTCAGAGCGGTCTCTGGCAgtttgagaggtggggaggggggttaagGGGCCAATGTGGACCCcagaaggtggggaggaaggcAACGTTTTCTGCCAGGGGGTGGGGGAGCAACATGGACCctcaagggagagggggggggggggggggggggggtatagtgtGTTGATCCCAGAGGATGGGGAAAGATGCAATGAGAAACCTCAGTGAGGGGATGGGGGAATCAACGTGGACCACCGTGGGTGGAGGAAGCAACATACAAcctctgggggtggggggagaaaacgtacaaccagtgggggtggggggagcaacGTGGACCCCTGGGGGTGGGAGAGAGCACCATACACCCAATAGTTACTCGCCcgagcaactaaatttaaagtagcctttcttcccaataaccctttgtggcttaagccctc encodes the following:
- the LOC129695211 gene encoding serine protease FAM111B-like, with protein sequence MMSDGLPGDKRKLQTSRYSEEFVPKNGKILKNSADQMDCGAENLARKEFTFSVCGDPDNIQHAFTGDPDDALITALNSSCDFEEKVRVDSTILVYGEGGLKGLVNVDILCRYLPPHTHFRLLFLRCPGPGREGAGGELRRPPATSHDCRHVLFYVEPSGRTMVNTAQRIVLSDRIAQGQTKLCVLGFEGQTVRQALTADGRFDPRVHDDTHKLLEKVEPPRKIQFNHAVDGLNGRSFQVEMSSYKKKVAGDDGSGGKNWKPRASKVAEALPPSDSGRYPLPRWHVEARKAALLRFKLAVSRNAELGNMSERQYLNRLHQEAQSPIPARAIRRIIERLASVGCLSWQTPSAQGGGSCFFLRDRYLLTSYHAVEMMVGNTTPPDSWPAAVRDAGLVFFGYEEDGQKGRPLKLAAWLEIFDQALDYAVLELEESPPGVQGLAEHCTLLPPDAGNLYIAGHPDGQVKKVCPCSLMTCDQQRAAGDSANLLENLRTAIAGGDAENYLPDIVMVASHAFNRARFPNTILYKADFHHAASGSPIFNADGLVVGLHCGGEIHKKNKDPERFCVELGRSIKLIVHNMACKSDTLATEKSKQFIKDLQSSFK